In Plutella xylostella chromosome 3, ilPluXylo3.1, whole genome shotgun sequence, the following proteins share a genomic window:
- the LOC105381129 gene encoding polypeptide N-acetylgalactosaminyltransferase 1-like, producing the protein MRKYYIVFKKLSIILVAVLTVFYLYRWLFTPTPQPVLISPSHVLRTEEQLEEIIRKEEARVIPHWGRGGQAVPPRGLGAPTHRDELYYSDRIPYDRSVRDLRPPGCRLHSYDHDLPTASVLIVFRNEPHSLLVRTVTSVLKSYKRYHPGKHLHEVLLVDDASRIYHTPGKLARYIRTRLPPIVRLIRLNQPIGVVRARQLAARNATGDVIVHLDAHCEVGIDWLRPLLQRLKERPDIIVTPVIDVITPYFEYTAMDADRTVVGSFDFNLNFIWKDAAETKDATAPLASPTLGGGLYAVTRELFWRLGGYDEDMEAWGGENLELSFRAWSCGGAIETLPCSRAGHLFRPYAAHPERHLARAINVARVADVWLDEYRTLFMLHEPHASGSALAGDVTVRRALRERLNCQPFRWYMETVHPDKFIPMTDARAWGRLRTSELDLCADSGVGYEGLAKVTECLEPILGGQLWALDEGWRLRSDERCAVVAAAVVGAGYREIVLQPCFSTRGGQAWRLVDSRLIHEQSKLCLDSGWLSGGDLTAMACDDATPSQRWHFDFHENRTFENYNFFDALLFDSHERLAALQALAGARRAARGEGEGTTEHSNGTTGMAVVDIISPTDDMKST; encoded by the coding sequence ATGAGAAAATATTACATCGTTTTTAAGAAACTATCAATAATACTAGTAGCAGTTCTAACCGTGTTTTACTTGTACCGCTGGCTGTTCACTCCTACACCGCAGCCGGTGCTGATATCTCCGTCACATGTGTTGCGTACTGAGGAGCAGCTTGAAGAGATCATCCGCAAGGAAGAGGCCCGCGTCATACCGCACTGGGGCCGCGGGGGGCAGGCCGTGCCGCCGCGGGGGCTGGGGGCCCCCACGCATCGCGACGAGTTGTACTACAGCGACCGTATCCCCTACGATCGGTCCGTGCGCGACCTGCGCCCACCCGGCTGCAGACTACACTCATACGACCACGACCTGCCCACTGCTTCTGTACTGATCGTGTTCCGCAACGAGCCACACTCGCTGCTCGTGCGCACCGTCACCTCCGTCCTGAAGTCCTACAAGCGCTACCACCCTGGAAAGCATTTACATGAGGTGTTGTTAGTGGATGATGCATCGCGCATTTACCACACGCCGGGCAAACTGGCGCGGTATATCAGGACCCGGCTTCCACCAATCGTGCGACTCATCCGTCTCAACCAGCCAATAGGCGTGGTGCGTGCGCGCCAGCTGGCCGCCAGGAATGCTACGGGAGACGTGATTGTTCACCTGGACGCGCACTGCGAGGTGGGAATTGACTGGCTCCGTCCCCTGCTGCAGCGACTCAAAGAAAGACCAGACATTATAGTGACACCAGTGATTGACGTCATCACGCCGTACTTTGAGTATACGGCGATGGATGCGGATCGTACAGTGGTGGGTTCGTTCGACTTCAACCTCAACTTCATCTGGAAGGATGCAGCAGAGACAAAGGACGCTACTGCTCCGCTGGCGTCACCGACACTGGGTGGCGGACTCTACGCGGTCACACGCGAGCTGTTCTGGCGACTGGGCGGGTACGACGAGGATATGGAGGCATGGGGAGGAGAGAACCTGGAACTATCATTCCGCGCGTGGAGCTGTGGAGGTGCCATAGAGACGCTTCCTTGCTCGCGTGCCGGGCACCTGTTCCGCCCCTACGCCGCGCATCCAGAGCGTCACTTGGCGCGCGCCATCAACGTGGCCCGCGTGGCCGACGTGTGGCTGGACGAGTACCGCACGCTGTTCATGCTGCACGAACCGCATGCCAGCGGCAGCGCGCTGGCCGGTGACGTCACGGTGCGCCGGGCCCTCCGCGAACGACTAAACTGCCAGCCATTCCGCTGGTACATGGAGACTGTACACCCGGATAAATTTATCCCAATGACAGACGCTCGAGCTTGGGGGCGACTGCGGACCTCTGAGCTGGATCTCTGCGCTGATAGTGGGGTAGGATACGAAGGACTGGCCAAGGTGACGGAATGCTTGGAGCCTATATTGGGTGGACAACTATGGGCGCTGGACGAGGGGTGGCGGCTGCGCAGTGACGAGCGCTGCGcggtggtggcggcggcggtggtggGCGCGGGCTACCGGGAGATCGTGCTGCAACCCTGCTTCAGCACGCGCGGGGGGCAGGCCTGGCGCCTGGTGGACTCACGACTCATCCACGAGCAGTCCAAGCTGTGCCTGGACTCGGGCTGGCTGTCGGGCGGCGACCTCACCGCCATGGCCTGCGACGACGCCACGCCTTCGCAGCGCTGGCACTTCGACTTCCACGAGAACAGAACCTTCGAGAACTACAACTTCTTCGATGCTCTGCTGTTTGACTCGCACGAGCGGCTGGCCGCGCTGCAGGCGCTGGCGGGGGCGAGGCGCGCGGCACGGGGAGAGGGGGAGGGGACCACAGAACATTCCAATGGCACGACGGGAATGGCCGTAGTGGATATCATTTCACCGACTGATGATATGAAatctacttaa